Below is a genomic region from Miscanthus floridulus cultivar M001 chromosome 1, ASM1932011v1, whole genome shotgun sequence.
ttatgcattcatgtttaccttcatgcattgaactacgtacgcgtgatattaatgtgatcgtaatatttatgtgatagtgatattaatgtgatatgtgacatgcgtgctctctactttgatatttatatatgtcatgtcacttggttatgctcatttgttttgcttccgcgttttactccgatgcaaatgagctttatttcttgtactcatgcttatttcatatctattgagtacatcatgttggcttgggtcatataagcttgcctaactcttttgttcttattgtcaaaagcttatatgaaccaagcatgttgaaaacctcatctcttttacatactcgaggttgtattgtcatcaatcaccaaaaatggggagattgaaagcatctaggcccctggttgggtttcagtgattaatgacaatacgggattactgtgactaacgtgtgttttgcagatgcaattaagttaggtcatggtaatgataaTTGAttgacaatcatggttgtcatgcccctacgatggaaatcgtttcgattttcaaaggatggacgacaaggttaaggatggactaattctaagtgtcgtttgatgttgaagagacacttagagtagtttatgactttattttttctttggccgtactattaaagggggtatggacggatagCTGGACCTAGATGAGTCTTGTGGGTTAGGCTGTTCCCTTGagtttatcagccggcttatcagctaaaatctacaatatttttctctcacaaaaaatcaGTCAAGACCGGCTCATCAACCGGCTCTAACACTAGCCGAACATGCCCTGAGCGTCGTATTTCAGCATATTGATTGCCAGTACTTCAGTCACACGTTAGTAAAGTAGTAATACACAGACGCTATCTGCTATACTTTGtcaaaatttgtgtcttgaggcTCAAAGTAGAAGGCTTGAGCACTGTAACCTTTTGAGTTGTCAGGAGCACTGTAACAGTTCTCACCACTCAGTTTCATTTTATAGGAAAGTACGGGCATTCAATTCATCTAAAAGGATTATGTTCATACTCTATAACTCATGGAAGATAGACACAGACAATCAGCATTTGTCCACAAGCGAGCTCTGTTCTGGGCGAAGTGTCCTGTTACATGGTTCAAGATATTGTTCAGCAGCACTCGTGAGAAAATTCAGTCAGGAAACTAATGGACCGCCAAGCAGCTTTTGAGGTAAATTTGAGCCCCGAGCTTCCTTCTGCCATAACAGTCAGTTTTCCTCATAGCAATTTCACACCTGCATCTCTAAGAGAATCTATCACGGCCTTGACCTTGCCATGGTACTTCTGATCTCTTGACATGGAGACAGATACCGCAGGGATACCCTTGAACAGCAATCGCTCCCCAAGCAACTTCCCAATCTTTGCAGCCGCAGCAACATCCCGTGTTGACTCCATGCTTGGCCTCAGCAGTTTCTCCTGAGAGCTTGCAGAGCATGTGACTCTGGCCGTCGGGGTGTGGATGACCTGAGCACTCACAAAATTGTTTGTGAAATGCATCTTCAAAATATAGGGCTTCAGGAACTTGGTGATTGCAGGTGCTCTAGCTGGTGGAGGGATAACCATATTGCCTAATCAAACTGACCTGAACAAGCCCAGAAATAAGACAAGATAATTAACCAATAGCACTGACATCTGTTCAAAAACTTCAAGATGGACAAGGATAAAAAAACAAATAACAAAGAATTGTATCTTGTGAACTATAAATCCAGGATTGCATGCAAATAtatcatactccctccgtccctaaatgtttgtcgttttcgcttcccaagaaacaactttgactaaatatatattaaaaaatattaatatttatggtacataattagtatcattagatagatatttgaatctagttttttaacaaatttatttggagacacaaatgctgcacgcattttctataaatcgagtcaaacttatcGGCACGCAAACCGTGGCGACACACATTTAGGGACAGAGGAAGTATAGTGATATAGCATGAGGGGACCAATACTCAGTTGTTAGTGTTACACACAACTCTACAGAAAGCATGTGATAGTAATAGTATACATCATACATCGGATTTAGAACAGAGAACTTCAATGATGCACTTAATTTGTTTTGAAGTTGCTGCCTTGCTATCTCTACCATGTAGTTACACTGATACTACAAGATACATATACAGTAATGCACAGAGCAATAATATGATTGCCCTATCTTCCAAATGCCATTCAAGAGTCTACAAAAGAATAGATGATCCACATTTGGCTTTATCATCCTATAACTCTCAATCAACCAATCAGGCCTTATCATAAACTATCTGAAAACTTCAAAGACTGAGCCTCTGATGAACTAATAACTTAGGTGAAAAAACACTAGACATCAAAATTGATGGAACTATGGACTCAAAAGGCATCTTAGGATGGAAAGCCAAATCCATTCTATGTGGTTACTGACAGCAGAGTGCTTGTTTGTCATGTAAACCTTAGTACAGTCTTAGGATGTAAGAACAAATTTAGTTCAGGAAGATTGATCTGTGTAGGCATCTTAAAAATTCTGAATGGCACATTTCTTCTCTTCCACAATAAAAACAGTTTGGTGGTCGCCAGAAGTGCTGGAAATTGCAGTCACAAAGAACGAGACTAAATCATTTAAACACAATTAATAAGTAAACAATGTTTTCTTATATGCTTGTTCAAGTTGAATAATCATACTTCTGCCAGTCACCACCCCCTATTCAACTCTTTCCGCAAGAGAAAAAGGAAGAGGGGTGGCTTTTCATTGTCTATCAACATACTAAAGTTTAAACTTAGGGTAGATCCATACTTCTGACAACAAAACTGATAGAACAAAGCCTCAAGTTAACCTAGGAGGATAGGACATATAACAAAGCCACTATGAGTGGTTGTTCAAGGATTGATGTGATTCCAGGATGAACTAGAAACCAAAGCACCCCAAAAGATCTCAATGAAACAAACAAGTCCTTTTTTGTTATTAGAAAAAAAACTTAATAGAAGCAGCACGTGATCCACTCAATGTGGTTGGTAACAGTGGATATGGCTATCTTGTCATATGAGACTTGCAGATCTCACTTACAAAACCACAAGCAGGAAATGACAAGTTTACTTTAGGAAGATTGTATCAGCTGGGCATCTTTTCTTTGAATGCTacctttcttttcttccattgcaTAAACAGTTCCACATGGACACTGAATTGCTAATTGCTACATTAAAGATAAACCGACACATAGTGTGACATCAAGTAGTTTACATTGTACTGTATAATCACATAGTTTACAATAGTGCAAGCATAATAATCATATATATATGGCATGCACCACCTTCTGTTTATTTCAAACAGAGAAAATGGATGGACAAGTATCAGATGCACAAACAACTAAGGACCAACACATATTAGCACATAACATCTAACATTTTTGCTTGGTATAATAACAAACTTGTACTTAAAACTGTTTTTCGAAGATGTAGACTTCTGACAGTATACAGATCCTATACAAAATATAAGTACTTAAACTTAACCGAGGCTAAGACATATTTCACTGTATTTGCGTACGCAAAATCCACGAATTGAATCGGTTGCAGAGTGGAACAGAAACTGTTTCCCTGAAAGATTACAGGAAAATAGGTGAGAGCTATTCCCCACAAGAAAAGGTAATAACTGCTAGCGACAAGCTTTTCACATTCAACCATAAATCGAAAAGGGTGGCACAACACGGTTGGGTCCATAACAATTTTATCAGTTGATTCACACAAACTCACGTGGCATCAGTATTTGACTCATCATTTCATCACAGTTTTCTTCTCTATTTCGGTAACAATTTTATCAGTTGATTCACACAAACCCACGTGGCATCAGTATTTGACTCATCATTTCAAAACAATTTTCTTCTCTATTTCAATTATTCTATACATACAGGTAGGCAGTTGAACTTTACTAACCGAAGCTGCAAAAGGAACTTTGACAGATTGGGGGTTTCGttttacactaaagagcttacacACAAAGGGCATTTTATTATTAAAAAAACAAGTAACAGCAGGTGCAGGTTAAGATCCAAAACGAACGGAGCATAGCCAAGTCGGTCAGCAGTATACTGAACATCGAGGTCGTACTAGAACGACATTTTTCCATGCGAGCGGTGCTTCTTTCCACTGGGACAAACCCTCGCCGGGGGCATCGGCGGAAATCGCCTGCCGCTGCGTGAAACGGTGAAACCTAACGCAGGGGAGAGAGATAGAGCGGGAGAGAAAGTGTACCGCGTCAGTCGGCAGTCGCCGCGGCCGAATTCGCGAGGGCGGCGGCTCGCAAATCGCAATCGCCCGTCGTCGGCTCGCAAATCGCAATCGCCCGTCGTCGCCACTGGCACTCAGAGCCCCAAATTACGACTGGAGTTGCAATGGGAAGAGGAAACTATTTTGCGGGGTTTGCCACTTTGACCTACGAACTCTATAGGAAATTTAAAAGACCACAGGGGTCTAACTGCAGAAAGAAAAACGAACGGTCACGAAAGTATACATCCCGAATCCGACGCTCCATCGAGTGTGTGCGGCGGCGGCTACAGTGAGtgtgtgcggcggcggcggcgggaggagaCGAAAGAGAACGATGCAGGCGGTGGCACGGGCGGCGCGTGGGCTCGCGGCCGCGGCTGCGGCTGCGCGGCCGTCGGTGATGGAGGCAGGGCACCGCGGGCAGGTGCAGCAAGCCCGGGGCATCGTGGTGCAGGTGAGGGACGGGAACCTGGAGCGGGCGCTGTCGGTCATGGAGCGCAAGATGCGGTCCAGCGGCATGGAGCGCCTCATCCGGGCGCGCACCCACCACCACGTCAAGGACTCGGAGAAGCGCGTGCTCGCGCGTAAGGCGCTTATGCAGCGCGTCCGGTCCCAGGAGCTCGGCAAGAAGCTCCGCGAGATCCTCATCAAGAAGATCAGGTCAGGGCCACCCTCCCATCTCCACCAATACCTGTACCTGTTAGCGCAACGCTTCTGTAGTTCTGTGTGCTTGTGCTTGCCGTCTCTTGCCGGTTGATTTGTTGATCAGACATTAGTGGGTTGCGGTGACGAATTGGAATGTGTCCTATTGTGATCGCCAAGTGCTCGACGAAATGCCTGGTGAAGTTCTATTTACCACGCTTAGTGGAATTGAGTGGGTTTGCGGATTGAGTTGCGCTGAGGAGAATTTTGACTTCTGAGCGCAGTTTCACCCTGGCCCAGGGGGCTGGATTGGAAGGCTTGTGTGAGCTGAGAATCCATAGTTCAGATGGAATACTTTCATTTGCACCCAACTCATCCTTAGCTCACTTAGGCATAGTACCAGGATGTTGAACATGCTACAAATTTAGGAGCCTTCTGGTAGATATTTTCATGGCATGTGGTGATCCAACTTATTAGGTTGCACAGGTTTGTATCACTAATTTGATATTGCATCTTTATCATATTTGTTGCAAATTTGGCACTCCATCCTTTTTATAAACCTTTGGTATTATATCTAGCTGATTTAGGCTTGATTCTTTTAATCCCTTTTTATTAGGTTATATAATCGCTAGAATTTGAGCTCCATTAGCAAAGTTCTGGGTAATCTCTTTCTTGTCTGTTAAAAAATGCCTAATAAGGTGAATTTTTTATAAATAGTAGAGTGACTGCACACGCTGCCCTCAGATCAGAGATTTATAAATTTCATGTGTTCACAATCAGAAGTGGAGAAAATAGCTAACCTATGACCCGAGTGTATGATccaataatgaattcaatattTTTTGTGACTCTACTGAACATAAGAGTCTAACTGGTTGGTTTAGCTCCTTATGAATATTAAAGTAATTCATAAGTTACAAATTACTTGATCCGAAATTAGCTCCATACATGTCACATTGATTAAGAGAGTTGTCCCCTTTTCAGATAGTAATAGAGTTATCCCATTGGAAGTGTTATATTTCATCTGAAGTGTTATATTAATTCTAAAGACTTCTCTACCTTTTTCTCACTGAATTTGTCTAGTGAGTAGTGAatgtagcctaccccaacttgtttgggacttaaaggctttgttgttgttgagtaGTGAATGTAGATGCATATGCCAATGAACTTTCTTGGTGCCTCAATACATTTATGTAAAATATTGCATTTCCTGATGTCATGTATTTTCAGCATATATTCCTGTACACAGCTCATACTACCTTGCAAGTTGCATTGCCCATATACTATCTGAGTTCTGATAGGCAGCCAGTAGCCCACTATTTTTTAGTCTAACCTGCTAGAATGTTCTTGATGAATTGACCAGTTGCAAATAGCTTACAAATCCAAGAACTAATAAAAAGGCGCACACTGAAATGTAGAATAGCATCCCAGAGTTGCCCCTTTTGTTTATTTTATAATCATGAAAATAGGTTACTAATTTACAAGTGAACATTCATTGCGCAGAAGAATTGTTGCATTATACAGTAGTATTTATATATAGTGTGATACAATAGCATTTTATCTTAGCTCTGACTTGTGTGGGTTGTGATCATAGCTGTGATCTCATATTTGATTAGTTATCATGGTTATTATTAGTTATGACCACGTTGCCACATTCTGATCCATCATTTAGGTGTCTGAGAATGTCGTGCAAATAGTCACTGTTGGTGATATGCCAATACAACACCAATCAGTTGGAACTATGTTGCTGTTTAACTTTTATTTACTATTTTTGCTTCATCAGCAAACTAATACGGTATAGGCGGTTGGTGTGTACCTTCGTTGTTTGCATGAACCGTTCTCTTTATTCATTGGGAAATGATTTGCTCTATGCAGGGGCCAGTGAGGGCATCAGGACATTGGCCGTTTACCGGTAGCATTTGTGTGTGGTTGCTCCGTTTTGAGCTAAGCGTTTAGCGATGTGGGATACTTCATTGATGGATCTGTAGTGCAGTTTGAGAATAACCTTGAGCAAAAAAACTTTTGCTATATTGCATGGACGACAGATTGATGataaaactattgtttttttaTTGTACGACTTAGTATCTATATGGATTTAATTGCTGTTGGTGCTTGACTTATGTGCGTGCAAATGCTGTATGAACAAAGTGTGGCAATGCTTAAACCATGGTACACGAGATGACTGGAAGAAAACAGAAATGAAAAATCTCGTTTCTGAAAAATGTTTTACACAAGTGATATCGTTTACAAGTTACGACAAGTACACAAGTGAAAAATGTTTTACACAAGTGTGGCAATGCTTAAACCATGGGAATCATCTCAATACATGTTCCTATGCTCATTCCAAGCTTATCTAACTTTGCAAACTTCCCCTTCTCTACCTGTATCTTGTCTTCCTATTCTGTCTTTTTCCAAATCTCTCTTTAAAAAAAAACGAATCAGATAGGAGAGAGTTGTCGATTATATTAAAAAGTAGATGAAGCCCAGACTCAAAATAAACATATACAACTTCGGACATTTGGATTGGGACATCGATACGCACCGAAACCCAAACTCaaggaaagagaaaaagaaaaaaaaaacaatggttGGTCGGAAAGGGACATCGACATGAGCCGCACACGCTCTTAACTAAAGAGTAGAAGCTCAAGAAGTAATACCACTAAAAGCATAGTCCGCTCTCAAATAAAAACCTAGTTTGCTCTCAAATAAAAACCTAGTTCACTCACTGAAGCATCCATGGGAACGGTTAAAAGCACACACTAACCTAGAAAGACTAAATGGGTAAAAAAAAAACCGCGGTAAGCAGGCGGTCACTTATCTAGGGGTGAGGTATAGCGTTTGTAGGGTGCAAATGCACTCCAAAAGTTGAAAAACCAGTGACTTTTGACTACAATTTTACCATATATACACACGCTCTACGACACAAGCATATACACGAACACGACAAGTGCATCTACTCCCCCTATTTTAAATATATGATGTTTTGTTTTGTaaatacattgtttttactatgtatttagacatagtatatatctGAGTATATATCAAAACTACATGTCTAGAAagaccaaaacatcttataatttggaatgaagtgAGTACTTTATAGACTAAAGACATATTTGGATGATCCATAGAGCTAATAATTAGTTGctaataattagttttttttatcaagCAGGCCAGCTAATAGTCTAGCTAATTGTTAATTGGGTAATAATTAACAGTTATCTCATTAGTTAGGCAAAACAaataatagttagctagctaatattagctaTGAACTATTAGCTAGCTATCTTTTAGCAGCTAATCAATCTAAATAGGATCTAAGCTATTTGGCTTGGAACATGACATTTTTAAACTTTTCAAAGTTTAGGTATAGACATGTCCTAAATTTACACACACCCTCTTCAACGCTGCTGGTCCTCAGATTTAACGTTGGCGGTCGTGACGTTATGTTCTTGAGTCCAGTGAAGCTCCTTCTAAATTTACGACTCAAGATATCAAATCCTCGAAGACACAGACCGATCAGACAATCGAGGAGAGTGTCGACTGTACTATCGAAGTGTGAGAACGAGGATATGCAATGTCTTTATTGTGGCTATTTCTCTCAAGAGGCCCAGCGTCCCAATGGAGGCATCACCAGTGTTTGCATCAGCGGAAGTGCAGTTTTATTCTAAAGAATCCTTTTGTGTACCGGTGTTATCAAGCTCTTTGTAAAGCCACCTTGCTGGTTCTATTGCCGTAGCCTTGGAGCTACAAGTTAGTTCTTGGGATAGAATTCCCAGATGCTTGTACTTTGGTTTCAATGCTTAATATATTTGAGTTCTTGTAAAAAAACACAAACTGACCCTTTAAACAGGATAAACAAATGATTAACAGCAtgttcggttgactggttcgtatcattgctggttcgtgaagaagtactgctggctggtttgtgtgagagaaaaatactgtttcggctggaaatttacgatcgtttacgacaagccacagccaaataaACAGGCTGAATAGATACAgcgtaccaccgtgtagcgttcaAACGATATCTAAACAGACTAAATGATCGTTTAGGTGAGCAATGCTTATTTCCAACGAAGAAATGTAAAACAGAGCAAACGAAGAACACACGGTAATAGAAAAAAGTGTAGGAATTAAAAAAAGTGGAGGAATTGACACCCacatataaatattttttttgaaggAAACCCACGTATAAATATGGTAAAGACTTTATTACGAAAGGCCGGGTTAACCCATCAGTCCGCACACCCGCGTCccacccttctctctctctcagtcGTCTTCCTTCTCTCCTTATTCGCCCATCGCACGCCTGGCGCCTGCGCGCTCTCTCTCCCCGGCGGCGACCTCCTATCCGTGCCCGCGCCATCGCCCCATCTCCTCCCCCGCCGTTAGGGTTCCAACGGTGGTGGCGAATTCAGCTTTGGCGAGgtacgtcctcctcctcctccgcgccCGCGCCACCCCATTCTTCTCAAGCTCCGGCGGCCGTAGAAGAGAAGGGGTTTAGGGGAGAAAGACTGGCCAGACGATGGGGAGGCCAGCGGGCGGTTTTGGGGCCCTGGTGGCGGTGAAGACGGCTGAGCCAAGCCGGAGCGGgggcgccatggccatggcgccAGCGACGGGGAGGAGGGGAAGAAGGTGGCGCCGCAGACGGCggggcgatgaggaagaagatgaacctGTCATGTTGAGTAGGAACACGTGTGTGGAGCGGCCGAGCGTACGATAGCCGTATcctataaatattgatattattaTTGTATTGAaatctagttaaatttaaaattaatcGACCCACAAATAACAGTACTGTTTTCGTTTTCGTTTACTTGTCACCGAATTTTTACCGTAGCAATTTTGACCATATATTTTTTTCTGCAAAaaatttttagatacatcaagctttcacatatatgattttttattgaacatacttcattagtgttatatacattgaaatatctaagatttttttagaagaaaaaatagaTGATTAAATTTGCTATAGTAAAAAGTTGCTGACAAATAAACACAGCCGGAGGGAAGTACGCCCTACCTGACAGCTTCTACACGAAAGCTGCAGAAAACAGTAGGCTAGACAGAGCCAGAACCGAGAAGAGGCTCGGAAAATCTATGGATGGTGGGCCACTACCCGCGAAAGAAGAAGCTAATAAA
It encodes:
- the LOC136472441 gene encoding uncharacterized protein, producing MQAVARAARGLAAAAAAARPSVMEAGHRGQVQQARGIVVQVRDGNLERALSVMERKMRSSGMERLIRARTHHHVKDSEKRVLARKALMQRVRSQELGKKLREILIKKIRGQ
- the LOC136451857 gene encoding uncharacterized protein, with translation MVIPPPARAPAITKFLKPYILKMHFTNNFVSAQVIHTPTARVTCSASSQEKLLRPSMESTRDVAAAAKIGKLLGERLLFKGIPAVSVSMSRDQKYHGKVKAVIDSLRDAGVKLL